The DNA sequence TTATAAAGCTTACGTTCGCCGTCATATCGTCAAAGAAAAATAACCATCTGTGTGATGTAATTCCAATTCGCTCTCCTATATCTAAGCCTTCGCCTCGGTAAACTTCTAAAATTTCTACAAACTGTGTGTTATTTCTAAACGTAAATTCCTTTTCCCCATCTGATTTAGCACGAATAATGAAATTACTTTCTGGTAGGTCTTCCCTCATCGCTTCAATTAGACTAGGTGATATGTCAAAATCCCATAGTGCTACCGAGAAATTCTCCATCCCATTTGAGTCGGCTGTAACGTTTGTATAAGTTTGTCGGAAGAAAACTCCAACCACAACTGCTATTACAAGCGCTATCGTCATGATTGTAAATAATGTTTTATTCAGCATGCTTTAGCACCTCATTGTTTACCAATCGACCCTTATCAAGATAAAACACATCATCAGCAAGTAATTCTATGTCTTCTTTGTTATGACTAGCTAGCAAAATCATGGCCCCTCGTTGCTTTTCTTCTTTAATAACTTGGCGGATTTGACTTACTCCAACTTCATCTAATGAATTAGTAGGTTCATCTAACATAATAACTTCAGGTTTTTCCATGATAGCCTGTGCTAATACAATTCTTTGTTTCATCCCTAACGAATATTTTTTATAGATGCGTTTATCATTAGGATCTAGGCCTACCCTTCTAATCGCATCTTTAATCTCTTCATCTCCTATGATTTTGTTTAACTTTGCTAACAATTGAAGGTTTTTCAACCCTGTAAATTCTGGATATAGACCAGCGTTCTCAAGCGTTATGCCTAACCTCGGCAAAACCGGGAAGTCTTTATGTAGCCGTTTATCTTGATAAATAATTTCACCAGAATCTATTTTCATAAGGCCGGATAAAGCTCTGAATAACATGGTTTTACCTGACCCATTTCTACCTACAAAACCATATACCACTCCCGGTTTTAGCGTCAACTCTATATTTGATAAAATGAGGTTATGATTAATCGATTTATTTACACCCTTTACCACTAACATAACTAAATCCCTCCCCTTTCCTTATTAAATGTAATCCATTGTTGATTTTTCACCACATAACACCCAAACATTACTACAACTACACATATAAACAATAAAACGAATACAGAGTTATTTAAGTCAAAATGAATGGTTAAATGATTTATCTTGTCATTTACAACTTCTATCGTACTGCTGTGCCAAGCTAATATTAGATGTGAAATGGGGTTTATTTGTAACAAGGAAGTATTTCTCTCTAACAAGTCTGTATTGACTAATGGCAACACATTTTCCCACAAAATCAACAATGCAACACTAGCCAACTGAAGACCAACGATAACCATAAAACCTAAACTACTATCAACCTTAATAGCAATTACATTCATAAGAAGCGCCGTTAAAAAAAGCCAAAACGAATAAATGAATACAAAATAGACTAACAGAATAATTGATCCCATATCAAATACAACGTCATTCGTTATACTTGTTACCATAGTTCCTGAACTAACCATTATCAATGGATAAATAAAAGCTAAAAGATATAGTTTAGAACATTCCTTCATAAACCACTTTATTCGATTATGGCAACGTGAAAAATAATAAATGCTGGCTGTACAAAAGTGTTTATATATATACGTTCCGAATAAGATTTGGAATAACAATAATGGCAGTAGCCTAATTGATACCTCAATTAAATATACGAGTATGATATCTACATTTGAAAAACTAAACTCTATGATAATATCAGACAGCACTATTTCCTCACGTAATCCGAGAAAGAATATCGCTTGGAATGCCCCCCAAACAATGGCTACACCTATACAAGTCATCAGTGCTTTACCCATTCTATAAGGCATCCTTTTTGATTTGATAGACTATAATGGAGGTTGCAAGAACCAATAACATGATGGAAAGTGAAAGATAAACAAGCAGACTTTCCGATGCACGAGAAATTGGATGGTAAAATCCTAGATAAAAAAAGTAATTCGTTTCAACCGAAATCGCGGGTATCAGTTGTTTCAACATTCCCAACAGATAAAGCAACACATATACCGGTAAAAATAGTAACGCCTTGAATTTAATAGGAAAGGTTGAAACAGCCACAGTAAAAATGGCTAAAATACCTGATAACACACCAAATACTAAAGTAAAAAAAGTAGCATATAAATAGGGAGATAAAGTATATAAGTCAGAAAGTAAATACATACTCATTATTTCAATATATGAATTGTCATAAATACTAAAATTCGATGGGTCTCCAACTGCGTTAACTGGAAAAGCAATTATATTAAGTAAAATTTCTATTAAGAATGGTACGGTGAAAACAAAAAACGTAACCAAAAAGACAACAATTATCTTTCCTAAGTAATAGTTACGGGCGTTAACTCTAGCTTGTATAAAAATAAATTGATTTAAAGTTTTATCATTATATAAAGCAAATCCTGCAGGGATTACGACTAGTAAAGGATAATATTGCATTAAATAAAAACTATACTCACTGTAATTTGAAAGTGTGAGTAGTTTCATCGGATGATACATATCTACAATATCTGTTCCACTGTACGTAAGCACATTTTGAAAATAGTTAGCAAGCATTATACCAAAGAGTAGAAAGAAGATTACGGTAGCTACTTTTCTCTCTAGAATCAACGTAAGCTGCATATTTATTGAGCGCAATAACATTGGACGGCACTACCTTTCTATGAAAAACATCAAAAATATGAACAAGTACTTTTTTCTTGTATTCTAGTAATAATATCCTCAACATAGAATAAGAAAATTTACAAAATAGCTCCTCTTCTGTTTAATATTGTTACTCGTACCCTATGAGCGAATTATATTCTACAAAATATTAAAAATCAAACATTTTTTGTCAATATTTATCATATTTTTACATCATAAGTTTTTTTTCCTTTATTTCACGTTTTTTTCTCTTCCATCTATTTTCATAATAAGAAAAAAGGGTGAGACAAAAGGTTGTTACCTTTTGTCTCACCCTCTTATCTCTTAGCAATGAGCGAAACCGCCACCATCTTTCAAAGCTGACAGACTGTCTTTTTCTTCTGGCAATTTCTCGAATTCAGAGGCAAAGTCATCATATATCCTAGCAATATCAGCATAAGGAAATGGATTTTGTAATTGTGATTGTTTCTGTTTTAATACATCCAACAAAAGCTTAGCCTCTCTTCCTAGTTAAAAGATGATCTACAATATCCTTCAAATCAACTATATACACGGTTTTCCCTTCAGTAAGTAATAGCTTTGAACCTCTACAGCTAACATAGTCAGCTTTTATATTCTTCTTTTCCTCATTACTAAACGATATAAAGCAACTTCGTCTTAGGCTATTTTTCGAAAAGAGTTTATAGAGTAGATACTTATCTTGGTTTTCATAGCCCCCTCTAAAAAGGAAATAATTCTTGAACAGGACGAATCCATCTGAACCTTCAATATCTGGTTTGTAATATGTGAATTCGCCGTGATGATATCTTCCCACTAGAAAATCAGTATAATAATAAAACCACACATCTTCATCGGCTACTACATTAAGAGCATAGCAATCACTAATGAAATTTAGACCACTATTAGGATAGTGGTATATGGCATTTCCTTCTTGATCCCACGCTCGAAGTCCAGACTTCCCAACTGGGTCTTCCCAACCATAATTCCCAAAAATACCTTCATCAAAATAGCTTGTCCAAATGGTATTTTCTTTTGTTACATAGATATCCTGAATCGCATCTCCAAGAAGAAATTGCCGAATATGCGCCCCACTACTATCAAACACTTTGGCATTTAAGTCATATTTACCTTCTTCGTAATAGTAGGAACGGCCACAAACTAACAAAATATGATTGTCTTCTATCGGTTGTACAAAATGATAATTCCATCTTTGGTTCTTAATCTCAACGATTTGCTTGTGAAAGTTCATATCAATAATGACCTTATAGTCATATTGTTCAGTTGTTTTTACAGGTGGAAACATTCCATCTATACGACCAGGGATATCATTAACAGCAAGTATACAAACTTCACCCCGTGGTCCAAGCGAGGCATCCACTATATGATACCCTTGTAAATCCTCTGTATAGTCATTCCATATAGGTATATCAATTTTTATTGTTTTTTTTATCATGATTACACCTCCCTATCATGTTCTAAGTAAGTTGGAAAATAGATTTGAACTTTTTCCCATGGCTTCATTTTTACTCCTAGTTTTTTTATCAAGGAGGCGCTTAGCAGGATTATATGTGGT is a window from the Bacillus alkalicellulosilyticus genome containing:
- a CDS encoding ABC transporter ATP-binding protein, which translates into the protein MLVVKGVNKSINHNLILSNIELTLKPGVVYGFVGRNGSGKTMLFRALSGLMKIDSGEIIYQDKRLHKDFPVLPRLGITLENAGLYPEFTGLKNLQLLAKLNKIIGDEEIKDAIRRVGLDPNDKRIYKKYSLGMKQRIVLAQAIMEKPEVIMLDEPTNSLDEVGVSQIRQVIKEEKQRGAMILLASHNKEDIELLADDVFYLDKGRLVNNEVLKHAE